Proteins encoded by one window of Candidatus Eremiobacterota bacterium:
- a CDS encoding HNH endonuclease signature motif containing protein has translation MICDLFLPDEDELLHLADPLTSDDYEDMLLLPESYELPEGTACRPEHLVKITRGGLIPEAEKLTENSSFASIDRDERAAQIDFTLCEAVRGRLALDLVLGGLLVTLKTKGVDQLGYRSMGSFATEHLSFSGRTASELMHNFELLNKLPLTREAYLQGRIAKSALRHLSRVATPENEGEWASLAESMPLSRFEREVKKAIADGRASSAIPSGASMAGGQASGAGENTAAVKGSCAGEAMDSSAGGACSDSNDAEAEGTMLYFSVAPSLALTWDFALSLFRDKEHYDGPLAGFVEALLANYLASGEAAPGLPALDAEGSRPIFSRVPLLKRRMWNCRIGDTCEVAREAGEGRGNEGQAAETPWSSQWSIFYPSWLEECRSGSEAGAVSARAIAGKLIKAASIRQRLDVATGMLLRAMDTRQLQRLLGFEFIEDYAVDRCGFSMAQTRQLIRLAEGFHRHSLTEDAFRKGTITREQARLILPLVDSRNESQWIAYAASVPTVDLREETRRIARILEYDCLASHNYMILPGFRYVTDERFHDLPEEMQDIIRTGAWYTGPSLNPSWPLESDDEELIASRDRRFEKPWKYFSDVEEMKAAEASSKIEKDSRLCAGFGEQAEGNSLCAGEHYGVAHGHLEHQCTCTLCAGHGAVEKARGACTIPHGESPEETFLVDILSSRDPLQATRGFMTIKFFLPRELYEVWNNAARAFLERLSRAEASGGGSGDLLRGPEEKFLAALMADYLRTEGTLKKAAHHHKILKRDRFRCQTPGCCCRRGLHVHHIIRRSQGGTDAPWNLIVLCEACHLHLLHGLRTLTVRGRAPYDLSFTFGSPLEGGAPFLVYGNGSRKRL, from the coding sequence ATGATCTGTGATCTGTTCCTTCCCGATGAAGATGAGCTTCTTCACCTCGCTGATCCTCTGACTTCCGATGATTACGAGGATATGCTGCTCCTGCCGGAGTCTTATGAGCTTCCCGAGGGAACCGCCTGCCGACCGGAGCACCTGGTGAAGATCACAAGAGGTGGCCTCATCCCCGAAGCAGAGAAGCTCACCGAGAACAGCTCCTTCGCCTCCATCGACAGGGATGAGCGGGCAGCTCAGATCGATTTCACCCTCTGCGAGGCAGTCCGCGGCCGCCTGGCGCTTGATCTTGTGCTTGGCGGCCTTCTCGTTACACTGAAAACGAAAGGGGTTGATCAGTTGGGCTACCGCTCCATGGGGTCGTTCGCCACGGAGCATCTCTCTTTCTCGGGGCGCACCGCTTCGGAGCTGATGCACAATTTCGAGCTTCTCAATAAGTTGCCCCTCACTCGGGAGGCTTATCTGCAGGGCAGGATCGCCAAGAGCGCTCTCAGGCATCTCTCGAGGGTCGCCACCCCTGAGAACGAGGGGGAGTGGGCCAGCCTCGCCGAGAGCATGCCGCTCTCCCGTTTCGAGCGCGAGGTGAAGAAGGCCATCGCCGATGGGAGGGCCAGCTCGGCAATCCCTTCCGGCGCTAGCATGGCGGGCGGGCAAGCCTCCGGGGCCGGTGAGAATACTGCGGCGGTGAAGGGCTCCTGCGCCGGGGAAGCGATGGATTCCTCAGCAGGCGGGGCGTGCAGCGACTCAAACGACGCCGAAGCAGAGGGCACGATGCTATATTTCAGCGTGGCGCCCTCCCTTGCCCTCACCTGGGACTTCGCCCTCTCCCTCTTCCGGGACAAGGAGCACTATGACGGGCCCCTCGCGGGCTTCGTCGAGGCGCTCCTTGCCAATTACCTGGCCTCAGGGGAAGCCGCTCCCGGGCTTCCGGCCCTTGATGCCGAGGGGAGCCGCCCCATATTCTCCCGGGTGCCTCTTTTGAAGAGGCGGATGTGGAATTGCCGCATCGGCGATACCTGCGAGGTCGCCCGGGAGGCTGGCGAGGGGCGGGGCAACGAGGGGCAGGCCGCTGAAACTCCGTGGTCTTCTCAGTGGAGCATCTTCTACCCGTCGTGGCTGGAAGAGTGCCGCAGTGGCAGTGAAGCCGGCGCGGTCTCTGCCAGGGCTATCGCAGGGAAGCTCATCAAGGCCGCCTCGATCCGCCAGAGGCTCGACGTGGCCACAGGGATGCTCCTGCGGGCTATGGACACAAGGCAGCTTCAGCGCCTTCTCGGCTTTGAGTTCATCGAGGACTACGCCGTGGATCGCTGCGGCTTCTCGATGGCCCAGACCCGCCAGCTCATAAGGCTTGCCGAGGGCTTCCACCGCCACTCCCTCACGGAAGATGCCTTCAGGAAGGGCACCATCACCAGGGAGCAGGCGCGCCTCATTCTGCCTCTTGTGGACTCCAGGAATGAGTCGCAGTGGATTGCCTATGCAGCGAGTGTGCCCACCGTTGACCTCAGGGAAGAGACGAGGCGCATCGCCAGGATCCTGGAGTATGACTGCCTTGCCTCGCACAATTATATGATTCTTCCCGGGTTTCGCTATGTCACCGACGAGAGGTTTCACGACCTGCCGGAGGAGATGCAGGACATCATAAGGACAGGAGCCTGGTATACAGGTCCTTCTCTCAATCCTTCGTGGCCCCTTGAGTCAGACGACGAGGAGCTCATCGCCTCCCGGGACAGGCGCTTTGAGAAACCTTGGAAATATTTCAGCGATGTGGAAGAGATGAAGGCCGCCGAGGCTTCCAGTAAAATTGAAAAAGATTCCAGGCTGTGTGCGGGCTTCGGGGAGCAGGCGGAGGGAAATTCTCTGTGTGCAGGTGAACACTACGGGGTAGCGCATGGGCATCTCGAGCATCAGTGCACATGTACGCTGTGTGCAGGTCATGGGGCAGTGGAAAAAGCCAGGGGAGCCTGCACCATCCCTCACGGAGAGAGCCCTGAGGAGACCTTCCTGGTGGATATCCTCTCATCAAGAGATCCTCTTCAGGCCACCAGGGGCTTCATGACAATCAAGTTCTTTCTCCCCCGGGAGCTCTATGAAGTCTGGAACAATGCCGCAAGGGCCTTTCTCGAAAGGCTCTCCCGGGCGGAGGCCTCCGGCGGGGGCTCCGGTGATTTGCTGAGGGGCCCTGAAGAGAAATTCCTTGCCGCGCTCATGGCGGACTATCTCAGGACCGAGGGCACCTTGAAAAAAGCGGCCCATCATCACAAGATCCTGAAACGTGACCGGTTCCGCTGCCAGACCCCGGGTTGCTGCTGTCGGCGGGGCCTCCATGTCCATCATATCATCAGGCGCTCCCAGGGCGGCACCGATGCCCCCTGGAATCTCATCGTGCTCTGCGAAGCCTGCCACCTCCACCTCCTCCATGGCCTCCGGACCCTCACTGTGAGGGGCAGGGCGCCCTATGACCTCAGCTTCACTTTCGGATCCCCCTTGGAAGGAGGGGCCCCTTTCCTGGTTTATGGGAACGGCTCGAGAAAGCGGCTCTGA
- a CDS encoding type II toxin-antitoxin system Phd/YefM family antitoxin yields MKEVSVTEGKKHFTSLIALTEKGELIKVLKRKKPVAVLLPHREYRKIKKIMSYISMKTLAEELKGGAPALSSLIEESRKMLESRHDDGR; encoded by the coding sequence TTGAAGGAAGTATCGGTTACCGAAGGCAAAAAACACTTTACCTCGCTTATCGCCCTCACGGAAAAAGGTGAGCTTATAAAGGTCCTGAAGAGGAAAAAGCCCGTGGCGGTCTTGCTGCCTCACCGCGAATACCGCAAAATCAAGAAAATCATGAGCTATATTTCCATGAAAACCCTGGCGGAAGAGCTCAAGGGCGGGGCTCCCGCCCTGTCTTCACTGATAGAGGAATCGAGAAAGATGCTGGAATCCCGTCATGATGATGGTCGTTGA
- a CDS encoding type II toxin-antitoxin system VapC family toxin: protein MMMVVDASVLLSAYFPDEDTHMKAQTLMGNCAADMVELFAPRFARYEIINACHVAFRRGRVILPKALQISEAIHDMVSFCEDDFDAAELLELSERYQICTYDAIYLAQAGSLGAPLITADRKLFERVAGKKGDIMWIGNYSA, encoded by the coding sequence ATGATGATGGTCGTTGACGCAAGCGTGCTTCTCTCTGCATACTTCCCTGATGAGGATACTCACATGAAGGCGCAGACGCTCATGGGCAATTGTGCTGCCGACATGGTGGAGCTTTTCGCTCCGCGCTTTGCCCGCTATGAGATTATCAATGCCTGCCATGTCGCGTTCCGGAGAGGAAGAGTGATACTGCCGAAGGCTTTACAGATATCCGAAGCGATTCATGACATGGTAAGCTTCTGCGAGGATGATTTTGACGCCGCAGAGCTCTTGGAGCTCTCGGAGCGTTATCAGATATGCACCTATGACGCCATATACCTCGCCCAGGCGGGGAGCCTGGGCGCGCCTCTTATCACCGCGGACAGGAAGCTCTTTGAGAGAGTCGCCGGGAAAAAGGGTGATATCATGTGGATCGGCAATTACAGCGCCTGA
- a CDS encoding prolyl oligopeptidase family serine peptidase gives MVQKIVIALLCLLSLPAGARASSSYRLPPPDIVKLIDAPVPPRVSVSPDGANLILIERTLYPPLELFARPVRPLAGMKIEPAKWCLQRLTLYHGLSLVDAGTGKTTRIKLPAGSNIDVPRWAPQGGSFAFTRDGEKGLELWIGSLPEGKIRKIEGITLTNITGSPFKWERDGIHMLLRLVPGSSGPPPPEPLVPESPVTEETQGRVAKVKTYQNLIKSSYDEKLFDYYGKCQPALLDTATGKIAAVGGPGIYLDISLSPDGSYLHVTRLEKPYSRKVPFSMFACSEEIWDREGKVLKVIARIPIQEEVPPDGVPEGPREITWQPFCKARLIWVEALDGGDPQRRVPFREKVVSFEAPFTGTPSTLFTIKDRFTSLAFLKEKNRAIVTSFDRAKRWTTTHLVEMSTGFPFGEPLFSRNFNDDYHDPGSPVNEVTGGEWCVAQDGSTIYLAGKGATPEGEMPFLSACMLPRGEQKPLFRSRDKAYESFIAFYRGARDTILIRSEDVDTPPNFYLLNLKSGERKKLTDYVDPTPELRSITKELVKYKRADGVELSGTLFLPPGYEKKRGPLPLVIWAYPLEYTDSSVAGQVRGSPYQFSLYTGPSHLLFLTRGYAVLSNAAMPVVGDPETKNNNFIEQIVQSAKAAIDCLASRGIADPSKVMVGGHSYGAFMTANLLAHSRLFAAGIARSGAYNRTLTPFGFQNERRSFWEAPEVYIKMSPFTYADKIKDPLLIIHGEDDDNSGTFPMQSERLYDAIKGNGGTARLVLLPLESHAYGARESVLHVIAEMLDWGERHGKR, from the coding sequence ATGGTGCAGAAAATTGTTATAGCATTACTCTGTCTTCTTTCACTCCCCGCGGGCGCCCGGGCCTCCTCATCATACCGCCTCCCTCCCCCCGACATCGTGAAGCTCATTGACGCGCCGGTGCCGCCGAGGGTCTCTGTCTCGCCTGACGGCGCGAACCTCATTCTGATAGAGCGGACCCTCTACCCTCCTCTTGAGCTTTTTGCGCGGCCGGTACGGCCCCTGGCAGGGATGAAGATTGAACCGGCAAAATGGTGCCTCCAGCGCCTTACCCTTTATCATGGGCTCTCCCTTGTAGATGCCGGCACTGGAAAGACCACCCGTATCAAGCTTCCAGCGGGCTCAAACATCGATGTCCCGCGATGGGCGCCGCAGGGTGGCTCCTTTGCCTTTACCCGTGACGGTGAAAAGGGCCTCGAACTCTGGATCGGAAGCCTTCCAGAGGGGAAGATACGGAAAATTGAAGGGATAACCCTCACCAACATCACCGGTTCCCCCTTCAAGTGGGAGCGCGACGGTATCCATATGCTCCTCCGCCTCGTTCCCGGGTCCTCCGGCCCGCCCCCTCCCGAGCCCCTGGTGCCGGAAAGCCCAGTCACAGAAGAGACTCAAGGCCGCGTCGCCAAGGTGAAGACTTACCAGAACCTCATCAAGAGCAGCTACGACGAGAAGCTTTTTGATTATTACGGGAAGTGCCAGCCGGCTCTTCTGGATACGGCAACAGGCAAGATTGCCGCTGTGGGCGGACCAGGAATCTACCTGGATATCTCCTTGTCTCCTGACGGGTCGTACCTCCATGTGACAAGGCTTGAAAAGCCATACTCGCGCAAGGTGCCCTTCTCAATGTTCGCCTGCTCCGAAGAGATCTGGGATCGTGAAGGCAAGGTGCTCAAGGTGATTGCCAGGATCCCCATCCAGGAGGAAGTGCCCCCCGACGGCGTGCCCGAGGGCCCCAGGGAGATCACATGGCAGCCCTTCTGCAAGGCACGCCTTATATGGGTTGAAGCCCTGGATGGAGGCGACCCCCAAAGGCGTGTCCCATTCAGGGAGAAGGTGGTCTCATTTGAGGCGCCCTTCACCGGCACGCCTTCCACTCTATTCACCATAAAGGATCGTTTTACATCCCTCGCGTTCCTTAAGGAGAAAAACAGGGCAATAGTCACTTCCTTTGACCGCGCAAAACGCTGGACCACCACCCACCTCGTGGAGATGAGCACGGGCTTCCCATTCGGTGAGCCTCTTTTCAGCAGGAATTTCAACGACGACTACCATGATCCCGGGAGTCCCGTCAACGAAGTGACAGGCGGTGAGTGGTGTGTCGCCCAGGACGGCAGCACCATCTACCTAGCAGGGAAAGGCGCCACTCCCGAGGGAGAGATGCCCTTCCTCTCGGCCTGCATGCTGCCCCGCGGGGAGCAGAAGCCCCTTTTCCGCTCGAGGGACAAGGCTTATGAATCCTTCATTGCCTTTTACAGGGGAGCGCGGGATACCATCCTCATAAGGAGCGAGGATGTCGATACTCCTCCCAACTTCTACCTGCTGAACCTGAAATCCGGCGAGAGGAAAAAGCTTACCGATTACGTCGATCCCACGCCGGAGCTGAGGTCGATAACCAAGGAGCTTGTGAAATACAAAAGGGCCGACGGCGTTGAGCTCTCAGGGACCCTGTTCCTTCCGCCGGGCTATGAGAAGAAACGGGGGCCCCTCCCCCTGGTGATATGGGCTTACCCCCTTGAGTACACTGACAGCTCGGTAGCCGGGCAGGTAAGGGGCTCTCCCTACCAGTTCTCCCTTTACACAGGCCCCTCTCACCTTCTCTTCCTCACCAGGGGCTATGCTGTCCTCTCCAACGCCGCAATGCCCGTGGTGGGCGATCCTGAGACAAAGAATAACAACTTTATCGAGCAGATAGTGCAGTCTGCAAAGGCGGCTATCGACTGCCTTGCATCAAGGGGCATCGCCGACCCGTCAAAAGTAATGGTGGGAGGCCACTCCTACGGTGCTTTCATGACGGCGAACCTCCTGGCCCACTCGCGCCTTTTTGCCGCCGGAATCGCCAGGAGCGGCGCCTACAACAGAACCCTCACCCCATTCGGCTTCCAGAACGAGAGGCGCTCCTTCTGGGAGGCGCCCGAAGTCTACATCAAGATGTCGCCCTTCACTTACGCCGACAAGATAAAGGATCCCCTCCTCATCATCCATGGCGAGGACGATGACAATTCGGGCACCTTCCCCATGCAGAGCGAGCGCCTCTATGATGCCATAAAGGGGAACGGCGGCACGGCGCGCCTCGTACTGCTGCCGCTGGAGAGCCATGCTTACGGCGCCAGGGAGTCGGTGCTCCATGTGATTGCAGAGATGCTGGACTGGGGTGAGCGCCATGGGAAAAGGTGA
- a CDS encoding ankyrin repeat domain-containing protein, whose product MDNLFRSLRNKAGDLIDTVKKKGENIVQSIKKQPEEFFSAVTADDCGLVKRSLHWVILVNEKNPFGNTPLHIAAINGSREMADLLIAWGARVNERDDEGCTALIRAAEGGHEEVVKLLLSTMAEIGAADNKGATALHCAAGRGQRGIVELLASYGAFLNLKDYQGRLPRDYAAEGGHGEIVTFLETHGAREKEARDKASQKRALEKEELLRPSPMGKAAESREAPGAKEILQAPMDEIEKYEALKAAGHYTEACHLAEMTLQSSVQQGLGLPSLLWIMKLIDLYAETAQYDRMKQLTGLIIPLMNAMMPSLATAFLIDAARIYREVNDIDSARLLLKTGLEIAQKDPAGQDTGTLREALAKLEAASG is encoded by the coding sequence ATGGATAATCTGTTCAGGTCTCTCAGGAACAAGGCGGGGGACCTCATTGACACAGTAAAGAAAAAGGGCGAGAACATCGTCCAGTCCATAAAGAAGCAGCCCGAGGAGTTTTTCAGCGCCGTTACCGCAGATGATTGCGGTCTTGTGAAGCGCTCCCTTCACTGGGTTATCCTTGTCAATGAGAAAAATCCCTTCGGAAACACTCCGCTTCATATTGCTGCAATCAATGGCAGCAGGGAGATGGCAGATCTTCTCATCGCCTGGGGCGCAAGAGTCAATGAAAGGGATGATGAAGGCTGCACCGCCCTTATCAGGGCCGCTGAAGGCGGCCACGAAGAGGTGGTGAAGCTCCTTCTCTCCACTATGGCGGAAATCGGTGCCGCCGACAATAAAGGTGCCACAGCCCTGCATTGCGCTGCAGGGAGAGGCCAAAGAGGCATCGTGGAGCTCCTTGCCTCATACGGCGCTTTTCTCAATCTCAAGGATTACCAGGGGAGGCTCCCAAGGGATTATGCTGCCGAGGGAGGCCATGGGGAGATTGTCACCTTCCTTGAGACTCATGGCGCCAGGGAAAAGGAGGCAAGGGACAAGGCCTCCCAGAAGCGTGCCCTGGAAAAGGAGGAGCTCTTGAGACCCTCTCCCATGGGCAAGGCGGCAGAAAGCCGCGAAGCCCCCGGTGCGAAAGAAATCCTTCAGGCTCCCATGGATGAGATCGAAAAATATGAAGCACTCAAGGCGGCAGGCCATTATACCGAGGCCTGCCACCTGGCGGAGATGACGCTTCAGAGCTCCGTTCAGCAGGGGCTGGGGCTTCCCTCTCTGCTGTGGATCATGAAACTCATCGACCTCTACGCGGAGACTGCTCAGTATGACAGGATGAAGCAGTTAACCGGCTTGATAATTCCCCTCATGAATGCCATGATGCCTTCGCTTGCCACTGCCTTTCTCATTGATGCCGCAAGGATTTACCGTGAGGTGAACGATATTGATTCGGCAAGGCTTCTCCTGAAGACAGGTCTCGAGATTGCACAGAAGGATCCTGCCGGGCAGGATACCGGCACACTGAGGGAGGCCCTGGCAAAGCTTGAAGCGGCCTCCGGGTAG
- a CDS encoding PEP/pyruvate-binding domain-containing protein: MIKWLSHIIDSDAALAGAKALNLARLVRMGFPVPRGFCVTTSAFREFMGQRPRENPLSRPSLEEVCSLPMPERVRAEVEKALARLGSGKAFAVRSSATCEDGRHLSGAGMFDTFLDVSSPGEVITAVKACWASLFSERAMTYFNNSPLESASMAVVIQEMVEAEFSGVLFSANPQNGCRGVLVIEASHGTGDTVVSGRTSPERVIIWKKNLRPLFGTAGATTKGEPFYRALFEKRAIKSLGASAKRLERHFNYPVDIEWALSGGRLFLLQVRPITALPDPKTPEVWSNVNSGEVLPDAVTPLTWSIVKVFVASIFSPVNELFGIDVEKEPVFDLIEGHAYANASIFAWIIHCIPGPGRPSLTEVFGGEQEELLEELFASFPDESLRGRRPFTLSALARLPVSVARFLFHARLDRSRNFFKLSGDEIDALLRLDLSSRSVAELLDQVDMLMERILGIRNVVPKIATGMGYFAAFLGFCRKYLGDPHGMIANRLVAGTGNMDSAEGGMAIYRLAEEAFKSGEVGAALRQEESFSEIRGILEGSGVGKAFLAKWDEMMLRHGHHTRGEVELYNPRWSEEPDYVLHLLRGYLETMTAPSSPGGEKNDGREALLAQCRGKLRNPLLCGLFLFLLQNARKGVCVRENAKSEAVRLLAVLRKTVLELGERARELAYLQKRDDIFFLEKGELRPLFESSGSLTAGELVASRRAEYERNRQVVLPPVLAGERSQWSRAVRRERGPQRELRGISVSAGTATGPARVILLHDLEERVMPGEILVAPFTDPGWTPYFVTAAALVTDLGGVLSHGSIVAREYGIPAVVNVGSATKVIRTGQVITVDGNRGIVTIAEGMEQQGNHEPPGKSPQ; the protein is encoded by the coding sequence TTGATTAAATGGCTTTCCCACATCATAGACAGTGATGCTGCCCTTGCAGGCGCCAAGGCCCTCAACCTTGCCAGGCTTGTGCGCATGGGATTTCCCGTTCCCCGCGGCTTCTGTGTCACCACCTCTGCCTTCAGGGAGTTCATGGGCCAGCGGCCCCGTGAAAATCCTCTCTCCCGGCCTTCTCTTGAAGAGGTCTGCTCCCTTCCCATGCCTGAAAGGGTGAGAGCCGAAGTGGAGAAGGCACTGGCACGCCTCGGCAGCGGAAAAGCCTTTGCAGTCCGCTCAAGCGCCACTTGTGAAGACGGCCGCCACCTTTCCGGTGCGGGCATGTTCGATACCTTTCTTGACGTGAGCAGCCCCGGAGAGGTCATTACCGCGGTAAAGGCCTGCTGGGCCTCGCTTTTCAGCGAGCGGGCCATGACCTACTTCAATAACTCACCTTTAGAAAGTGCCTCCATGGCCGTCGTAATCCAGGAGATGGTCGAGGCGGAATTTTCAGGGGTTCTTTTTTCCGCGAACCCTCAGAACGGCTGCAGGGGAGTCCTGGTCATAGAGGCTTCACATGGCACCGGCGACACTGTCGTATCGGGAAGAACATCGCCGGAGAGGGTTATTATATGGAAAAAGAACCTGAGGCCTCTTTTCGGCACCGCGGGAGCCACCACGAAGGGAGAGCCCTTTTACCGTGCCCTTTTTGAAAAGCGCGCCATCAAGAGCCTTGGAGCCAGTGCGAAGAGACTCGAGAGACACTTTAATTACCCGGTGGATATTGAGTGGGCCCTGAGCGGAGGGAGGCTCTTCCTCCTCCAGGTCCGTCCCATCACTGCCCTTCCCGACCCGAAGACACCCGAGGTGTGGAGCAACGTCAATTCGGGCGAGGTCCTCCCCGACGCCGTGACGCCCTTGACCTGGTCCATCGTGAAGGTCTTCGTGGCCAGCATATTCTCGCCAGTCAATGAGCTTTTTGGCATTGACGTTGAGAAAGAGCCGGTCTTTGACCTCATAGAGGGCCATGCATATGCCAATGCGAGTATTTTCGCATGGATCATACACTGTATCCCCGGGCCTGGAAGGCCTTCCCTCACTGAGGTTTTCGGAGGCGAGCAGGAGGAGCTCCTCGAGGAGCTTTTTGCCTCTTTTCCCGATGAGTCTCTCAGGGGGAGGCGCCCGTTCACCTTGAGTGCTCTTGCGAGGCTCCCTGTATCCGTCGCAAGGTTTCTCTTCCATGCGCGCCTCGACAGGAGCAGGAATTTCTTCAAGCTCTCAGGCGATGAGATTGACGCGCTCCTGAGGCTTGATCTCTCCTCCCGGAGCGTGGCCGAGCTCCTTGACCAGGTGGACATGCTTATGGAGAGAATACTTGGCATAAGGAACGTGGTCCCTAAAATCGCGACAGGGATGGGATATTTCGCTGCCTTCCTCGGCTTTTGCAGGAAATACCTCGGGGACCCCCATGGAATGATTGCCAACAGGCTTGTGGCAGGGACCGGAAACATGGATTCCGCCGAGGGAGGGATGGCCATTTACCGGCTGGCGGAAGAGGCCTTCAAGTCCGGGGAGGTCGGGGCCGCGCTCCGTCAGGAAGAGAGCTTCAGCGAAATCCGCGGAATTCTTGAAGGGAGCGGCGTCGGGAAGGCCTTTCTTGCAAAGTGGGATGAGATGATGCTCCGTCATGGCCATCACACGAGAGGGGAAGTGGAGCTTTACAATCCCCGCTGGTCTGAAGAGCCTGACTACGTGCTCCACCTCCTGAGGGGCTACCTTGAGACCATGACAGCCCCATCGAGTCCTGGAGGAGAGAAGAATGACGGCCGTGAGGCGCTTCTTGCACAGTGCAGGGGAAAGCTCAGAAATCCTCTCCTCTGCGGGCTCTTCCTTTTTCTTCTCCAGAACGCGAGGAAGGGGGTCTGCGTCAGGGAAAATGCAAAAAGCGAGGCGGTGAGGCTCCTTGCCGTGCTGAGGAAAACAGTTCTTGAGCTCGGGGAGAGGGCCAGGGAGCTGGCCTATCTTCAAAAGCGCGATGACATATTTTTTCTTGAAAAGGGGGAGCTCAGGCCCCTTTTTGAGTCTTCAGGCTCCCTGACGGCGGGAGAGCTCGTTGCTTCAAGGAGGGCTGAGTACGAGAGAAACCGGCAGGTCGTCCTTCCTCCCGTGCTCGCGGGAGAGAGAAGCCAGTGGAGCCGGGCGGTCCGCAGGGAAAGAGGGCCCCAGAGGGAGCTCAGAGGAATTTCGGTAAGCGCCGGCACCGCAACAGGGCCGGCGCGGGTTATCCTCCTCCATGATCTTGAAGAAAGGGTGATGCCGGGAGAAATCCTCGTGGCTCCTTTTACCGACCCTGGATGGACGCCCTATTTTGTCACTGCTGCCGCACTGGTGACCGATCTTGGAGGGGTGCTGAGCCACGGCAGCATAGTGGCAAGGGAGTATGGCATCCCTGCTGTGGTAAATGTGGGCTCCGCGACAAAAGTGATAAGAACCGGCCAGGTGATCACGGTGGATGGGAACAGGGGAATCGTGACGATTGCGGAGGGCATGGAGCAGCAGGGAAACCATGAGCCCCCAGGAAAATCTCCGCAGTGA